DNA from Phocoena phocoena chromosome 1, mPhoPho1.1, whole genome shotgun sequence:
CTCCTCTTTCCCTGCCTTGGAGCCTCTTCATTCCTCCTTTTCTGCACCTGCCCCCACCCAGGATGATTACCTTGATCTCTTTGGGGATCCCAGTGTGATGGGCAAGATCGGCACTGACATCCAGGACAACAAGTGCAGCTGGCTGGTGGTTCAGTGTCTGCAACGGGCCTCTCCGGAACAGCGCCAGATCCTGCAGGTGCCTGAGAGAGGGCTGTGGATCCCTGAGCTGCTGAAAAAGGGGATAGAGCAGTGGTTCTTCAGTGAGGGTGATTTTGACCCCCCAGAGGACGTTTGGCAGTGTCAGGAGACATCTTTTTTGTTGTCATAActtggtgtgtgtgcatgtaccaCAGGTAtctctagtgggtagaggccggAGATGCTGCCCGACATCTTACAATGCATACAGTAGCTTTCCACACAAAgtattatccagcccaaaatttGAAATGTGCCAagggttgagaaaccctggactagaggaagctgaggcctgaGCCACTATCTGAGCAtttgggatggggatggggagggggaggttcAAGATCTTAGATACTAAGAGACACTTAAAACTGGAGGCAGGGATGGAGTGAATGGCATTGGAGATGTTCTGGAATATCtggatgggggaaggagaggggaccTGGAGGTGCTGGGGGGAGATTAATAAGCCCATTTTCCTGCCTCCAATCCTTCAGGAGAACTATGGGCAGAAGGAGGCCGAGAAGGTGGCCCGGGTAAAGGCGCTATACGAGGAGATGAATCTtcgggctgtgttcacgcagtaCGAGGAACACAGTTACAGCCGCATTATGGGTCTCATTGAGCAGTATGCtgcgcccctgcccccagccatcTTCCTGGGGCTAGCAAACAAGATCTACAAGCGGAAAAAGTGACTTAGAGActgtgaagggggagggggaggctctCAATAAATTGTTGTCTAACCTGTGGTTCTTCTGTTCCTGCTGGTGCCAGCCAGGGGCGCAGCTCTGTCTAgaatgggcagggtggggggcagttgCATGGAAGCGAGGACCTCGGGCCTTGGCTTCAGGACCCCCTTGGGACTGAAAGCTTAGGATGCATCAAAAGCCATTGAGCCGGGCCTGGGTGGGTGACACAAGCGAGACGTCAAGCGCTGGGGGCTGGGTCTGAGCCACGCCACGCCCATGCCTGAAGGGGCGCGGCTGCGCAGCGCTGGCGCCGGTTGTCccggctcccctcccctccagtctGTTAAGGCCGGGCGGGGACCCGAGCTGCGAAGGAGCAGACGCTGGAGCGGTTGCAGGAGGACCCTGGTGAGGATGGCCCGTCGTCCTGTGGGTGTGGATGGACGGGGTTGGGGCACGCGGGGTGGGGCAAGAGAGGTTAGCGGTAAAAAATGAATAGAGAAGGGGTGGGGTGGTAGCTGGACGATAGAGACAAATGGGGAGAGAATGGATAGACGCGCTGGTTTTCGGAGCAGGGTGAACGTGCACCGTGGCTGGAGGCTGGGGCTCGGGGTCTGTGCCGGCTGGCCTAACTGCCAGGCGGAGTTGACATGATGACGGCTGCTCCGTCCTTTCCCCCACGCCCGCCCCTTTCCTGCATCAACCAGCCAGACGAGCCTCCCCACCACCCAATTTCAGAGCATCTGGGCGGGGCGTCCCTTGACCCCTTCCCCTGGGAGTGAGGGGCAGGCTGGGGAGCAGAGCCAGATTGCAGCAGAGAGGACCCGGAGTCCATTCTGGGCCCCATTCTTTTCCAAGCCCCTGCACCTCCAAGGAGATCGAGAGCGCAGCCGCATTCTCTGACCCTCCCCGCCCCATTCCTGGGGGGTTACATTCGACTCCACCTGCAAACACTGCAGCGGAAACTAATGGCCAGTCGATGTCTATTTGCATCTCATTTAAATATTGTCCAAGGCGCCTTTCCAGGCCTGCCCCAGCCGTCAGTCACCTCCGTGTCCTTCCCGCGGCCCGCTCCCTCACTGGCCGGGTTTCACCATCCCTGTCTTCTAGGGCTGCATCTGCGGTTGCCAGGTAGGTGGATGTGAGAGGCCTGCTCCTCCTCATTCTCTAGAGGCCATCCCGTCGCCGCTGGCACCATGCTGTCCCCTCAGAGGGCTTTACTCTGCAACCTCAACCACATCCACCTCCAGCATGTCTCTCTGGGCCTGCACTTGTCCCGCCGTCCGGAGCTTCGGGAGGGGCCCTTGAGcacatcccctcccccaggtgACACTGGGGGCAAGGAGAGCAGGGGCCCCTGCAGCGGGACCTTGGTGGACGCCAATTCCAACAGCCCAGCCGTTCCCTGCCGATGTTGCCAGGAGCATGGGCCAGGCCTAGAAAACCGGCAGGACCCAGCACAGGACGAAGAGGGGGCTGCCTCTCCCTCAGACCCGGGTTGCTCCTCCTCTCTCAGCTCCTGCTCAGATCTTAGCCCTGATGAGTCCCCCATCTCGGTCTActccagggacctccctggcaatGAGGATGTCCACCCTCAGCCCAGCATCATTCCTCTGGAGCAAGGCTCCCCACTGGCTTCTGCAGGTCCAGGCGCCTGCTCCCCAGACAGCTTTTGTTGCTCCCCTGATTCCTGCTCTGAAGCTTCCTCTCCACCTGGCCCTGGCCTGGACTCCAACTGCAATGCCCTGACCACCTGCCAGGACCTGCCTTCCCCAGGACTAGAGGAAGAGGATGAGGCTGAGGAGCAGGACCTCCCTACCTCTGACCTCCTAGAGGCTGATGATGGGAAAATCGATGCTGGGAAAACCGAACCCAGTTGGAAAATCAACCCCATTTGGAAAATtgacaaagagaaaactgaagctggCTGGAAAATCACTGAGAACAATAACTCTGATTGGAAAGTCAATGGGAATATTAACTCTAGCTGGAAAACTGAACCTGGAAAATTCGACTCCGGTTGGAAGACCAATACAGGAATAACTGATACGGGTTCCAAAACAGATGCAGGGAAAACTGATGGAGAATGGAGAAGTGACGTCAGCAAGGAGCCGGTGCCCCACCGGACAATCACGTCCTTCCACGAGCTGGCCCAGAAGCGCAAGCGGGGCCCAGGGCTGCCCCTCGTGCCGCAGGCCAAGAAAGACCGCAGTGACTGGCTCATCGTCTTCTCGCCAGACACCGAGCTGCCCCCTACGGGGTCGCTCGGTGGCTCCCCGGCGCCTCCCCGGGAAGTCACCACCTTCAAGGAACTCAGGTCCCGAAgccgggccccgcccccgccagtcCCGCCCCGAGACCCCCCAGCTGGCTGGGCCTTGGTCCCGCCCCGGCCCCCACCTCCACCCGTCCCTCCACGGAGGAAGAAGAACCGACCTGGGCTGCAGCCCATAGCAGAGGGGCAGCCCGAAGAGGGCAGGGCGGGGAGCCCAGCTGCTGGTGAGGAGGCCCCAGCCGCAAAGGAGCCGGAGGAACCAGGCCCGCAGGCCGGCGTTGAGGGTAAGAGGCCACAGGAGGTAGCGAGAGGAGGGCTGGGCTTTGGCCTCGCCCACACCTCCAAAGCTTCCAACCCGACCCCCTGTCTCCCCTCCATTCTGTGTCACCCATCCTTCCCGTCCCCTTCTACCAGGGAGCGCTCCGGGAAAGGGAAACTGGGTGGGTCCTTGGGTTACGGGACTAACTCTTTGCTCCCTCTTTCTCCCGCCCCTCCTTGCCTGGCTGCCCATCCCGCTGGCCTCCTTCCCCTCCGCACCTGCCCCGCCAATCCTGCCTGCAGCCGGTCCCCTCCCGCTCCCTCGGCCTCTGGTTTTCCGGTTCTCGGCTGACGGGCGCCCCCTGTTGGAGGGTGGGGGCGCGGCCACAGCTGGGTCTCTGCTCCTGGCGCCTCTGGCCGGCTGGCCCCGCGCTGGGCTGCGGCTACTGGGGGCGCCGAGTCCCCCAGAGGAGCAGCTGCTGCCTGTCCGCCTGTCCCCGGTGGGGGCCTATTCGCCTCCGGCTAGGGGGGACCTGCCTTGCCTGGCCAGCCCTGAGCTGGCACTGCTGCTGTCCCCGCTCTTTCCCAGAAGTAGCACCTTCCCCGCCGCGGCTTCCCCACTCCGCCAGGTACCCGCCCCCCCGCTGCCACGGCCACCTCGTCCGCCGAAGGCCCCTCGCTGGACCAGGAGCCCACCGCCTCCTCCCAGGCTACGTAAGAAGGACCGGGGCCAGCCCCGCGTGCCACGCCTCAGGCGGGGCTGCCCCGCCCACTCCAAAGCCCCACCCATCCTCGCCCAGACCTATTCTGGGTCCTGCCCTTCAACCTGGGCGGATTCTAAGTTCATTGGTACTGGGGAGTCTGGCCCTGCTGGCTCCCTGTACTGGGCAAAGGTTGCTGCTTTTTCCGCTTCGTGGCCCGGCCACTCTCCCTCGAGGCCCAGGCATAGTGGATACGGGCTTAGCAGGCTTTCATGCGTTTAAGGGAGTCCCAGCAAGTCCATTGGTAAGGACCTTGGGTCACACCCTGTGTGGAATTCTCCGGCCAGTGCAGTTCGAGCCTGATCCCCACCTTGCTCGGGAAGGGTAGAGGGTGAAGTTCGCTGAGCTCATTGGCTGAGGGGGTTCTGGTCACTCCTCCATGGGGTCAGGCCCACGTGGGCTGCAGCGGGCGCCCTCCTCCGAGATGCTGGCGCAGGACCCCGGTTTCCCCTTTCCGGCGCCTTCCAGCCTCCCAATCCTTGGGTCTCCTCTCCCCGtgtctctcctccctttcccgTCTGTCTGTCTTTCCATTGGTCCAGGCTCCCCACGTGCTCCTTGGGTCCCTGCAGACCTGACAAGGGCCCCGGGGCGGCGGGCACAaggctgcccctcccttccctcgcCCTGTCATCTCCCGCCTTACAGGCCTCTGCCTGGCAGGCGGGAGGTGAGCGCGGCTGCCCCACGTCGGGACTTCCGGGATCGAGGAGCTGGGCCGTGAGGAAGGGAAATAGGAACCGGGAAGTGGGGAGCAGGATGGCAGTGCTGAGATATGTGCAGGATTTCACTCTGGGAGCCCGGGTCGAGCTGTCCTCTGCTCCACCCAGACCTGTGCTCCCTTTCCCAAGACTTGAAGGGCAGGGATGCAGCAGACCCGCGGGAGATGACCCgtgtggaagcctggagtccttGGGGTAACCCCTGGTAAGTGTCACTGCGTTCTTCTTCCCTTACCCCAGTCCGTAGTTCCTGGTCGTTCACCGGCGTCCCCGGGGACCAGCGACTGTGGATGGCAGAAGCCCAGAGTGGGACTGGCCAGCTGCAGGAGCAGAAAAAAGGTAGGACACCCTGACTTCCGACCCTTGGTTTGGGAATCAACTTCCCCTCGCTTAGGCCCTCCTCTCTCAGGGTCAAATTGTGTAAACCAGGCTCTCCAAGTCCCTTGGGGTTTGCCTAGGGAGAGACAGGGGGCTTTGACgcttcttcccttccctggtcCCCACCCAGGTCTCCTGATAGCTGTCAGCGCTTCAGTGGATAAAATCATCTCGCACTTTGGGGCCGCCCGGAACTTAGTGCAGAAGGTGAAGGTGCCTGTGGGAAGGGCGTTGGGGTTGAGGAGGTGAATGGAGCTCTGAGGTGCAGGAGCAGTTGGCGGGGAGAAGGCTGGAGGTATCTCTGGACCCATGCCCATTGCACTGCCTCCAGGCCCAGTTGGGGGATAGCCGTCTGAGCCCAGATGTGGGGCACCTCGTGCTGACCACCCTTTGTCCGGCCCTCCATGCCCTGGTGGCCGACGGGCTGAAGCCTTTCCGGAAAGACCTCATCACTGGGCAGCGCCGGAGCAGCCCCTGGAGCGTGGTGGAGGCGTCTGTGAAGCCAGGTGAAGCGGGGAGAGTGTGGGGCTGGGCGGGTGGGGGCAGGgactggggcagggcctgggcctggctgaCTGCGCCCTGTGTCCTCAGGCTCCAGCGCCCGTTCCCTCGGAACCCTGTATGGCCAGGTCAGCCGTCTGGCCCTGCTAAGAAGCAGCCGTAGCCGCTTCCATGCCTTCATCCTGGGCCTCCTCAAGTGAGTGGCCTTCTTTCTGGCATCCCTCCCATGGCCTGGAGATGGCAGGAGTGTCATGGGTGGGACACATGGTGGGTGCCCCATGTCCCCAGAGAAGGTCTTCCCTCTTCCAGTCTCATCTCCCATCCTCCACCCACAGGGGGCTGGAGTCCTCCACCTCCTTGAACTtctgttccctcctctctcccccagcaCTAAGCAGTTGGAGCTGTGGTTTTCCAGTCTCCAGGAAGATGCAGGTCAGAGGCTCAGATGGGAGAGGATGGGGGTGCTAGGCTGGGGCCGGTGGGGGAAGGGATCTCTTCTGTTGGTTCCCCCTGGTGCCAGATCTTACTACTCTCTTGCTTAAAACTCTTTCAAGGAGTCTTATTGTCCATAGGAGGAACGACCCAAATCCTCACTGTAACCTCCAAAGTCTTGGTTATCTGGCCTCTGCCTTCTTCTGCTTGCTGCCTTCAGGTCTGGGGCTTTCCCTGGTCCTGTGACAGTCTTCCTTTCCTgttcttcctgccccagggccctaTTTTTATGGTCCCTCCACCTAGAATAGGGcttcctgcccctcctgccccctcatTAACTTTCATTCATCCTTTGGGTCCTTCTTCAGCGAGGCTCCACCCCCACCTCAAACTAGGCTAACTCGCCCCCAT
Protein-coding regions in this window:
- the RUSC1 gene encoding AP-4 complex accessory subunit RUSC1 isoform X2; this encodes MLSPQRALLCNLNHIHLQHVSLGLHLSRRPELREGPLSTSPPPGDTGGKESRGPCSGTLVDANSNSPAVPCRCCQEHGPGLENRQDPAQDEEGAASPSDPGCSSSLSSCSDLSPDESPISVYSRDLPGNEDVHPQPSIIPLEQGSPLASAGPGACSPDSFCCSPDSCSEASSPPGPGLDSNCNALTTCQDLPSPGLEEEDEAEEQDLPTSDLLEADDGKIDAGKTEPSWKINPIWKIDKEKTEAGWKITENNNSDWKVNGNINSSWKTEPGKFDSGWKTNTGITDTGSKTDAGKTDGEWRSDVSKEPVPHRTITSFHELAQKRKRGPGLPLVPQAKKDRSDWLIVFSPDTELPPTGSLGGSPAPPREVTTFKELRSRSRAPPPPVPPRDPPAGWALVPPRPPPPPVPPRRKKNRPGLQPIAEGQPEEGRAGSPAAGEEAPAAKEPEEPGPQAGVEVRSSWSFTGVPGDQRLWMAEAQSGTGQLQEQKKGLLIAVSASVDKIISHFGAARNLVQKAQLGDSRLSPDVGHLVLTTLCPALHALVADGLKPFRKDLITGQRRSSPWSVVEASVKPGSSARSLGTLYGQVSRLALLRSSRSRFHAFILGLLNTKQLELWFSSLQEDAGLLSLLYLPTGFFSLARGGCPSLSTELLLLLQPLSVLTFHLDLLFEHHHHLPLGLPQAPDPPGSPPALQQTVQAMLHWGGRLAQSLRGASGETPPGPSAPSSPPTPGSWWEQLTQASRVYASGGTEGFPLPRWGSRHHRTATEVAQERSLPAEEAAPGRGVWLGRLFGVPGGLTETESGAPKSRRPSSWLPPTVSVLALVKPGAPPETPSSPKELEVSAPSTAQTHRAVRALCDHNAAGPDQLSFRHGEVLHVIATVDEDWLRCGKDGVEGLVPVGYTSLVL
- the RUSC1 gene encoding AP-4 complex accessory subunit RUSC1 isoform X1, which codes for MLSPQRALLCNLNHIHLQHVSLGLHLSRRPELREGPLSTSPPPGDTGGKESRGPCSGTLVDANSNSPAVPCRCCQEHGPGLENRQDPAQDEEGAASPSDPGCSSSLSSCSDLSPDESPISVYSRDLPGNEDVHPQPSIIPLEQGSPLASAGPGACSPDSFCCSPDSCSEASSPPGPGLDSNCNALTTCQDLPSPGLEEEDEAEEQDLPTSDLLEADDGKIDAGKTEPSWKINPIWKIDKEKTEAGWKITENNNSDWKVNGNINSSWKTEPGKFDSGWKTNTGITDTGSKTDAGKTDGEWRSDVSKEPVPHRTITSFHELAQKRKRGPGLPLVPQAKKDRSDWLIVFSPDTELPPTGSLGGSPAPPREVTTFKELRSRSRAPPPPVPPRDPPAGWALVPPRPPPPPVPPRRKKNRPGLQPIAEGQPEEGRAGSPAAGEEAPAAKEPEEPGPQAGVEAGPLPLPRPLVFRFSADGRPLLEGGGAATAGSLLLAPLAGWPRAGLRLLGAPSPPEEQLLPVRLSPVGAYSPPARGDLPCLASPELALLLSPLFPRSSTFPAAASPLRQVPAPPLPRPPRPPKAPRWTRSPPPPPRLLRSSWSFTGVPGDQRLWMAEAQSGTGQLQEQKKGLLIAVSASVDKIISHFGAARNLVQKAQLGDSRLSPDVGHLVLTTLCPALHALVADGLKPFRKDLITGQRRSSPWSVVEASVKPGSSARSLGTLYGQVSRLALLRSSRSRFHAFILGLLNTKQLELWFSSLQEDAGLLSLLYLPTGFFSLARGGCPSLSTELLLLLQPLSVLTFHLDLLFEHHHHLPLGLPQAPDPPGSPPALQQTVQAMLHWGGRLAQSLRGASGETPPGPSAPSSPPTPGSWWEQLTQASRVYASGGTEGFPLPRWGSRHHRTATEVAQERSLPAEEAAPGRGVWLGRLFGVPGGLTETESGAPKSRRPSSWLPPTVSVLALVKPGAPPETPSSPKELEVSAPSTAQTHRAVRALCDHNAAGPDQLSFRHGEVLHVIATVDEDWLRCGKDGVEGLVPVGYTSLVL
- the RUSC1 gene encoding AP-4 complex accessory subunit RUSC1 isoform X3, yielding MLSPQRALLCNLNHIHLQHVSLGLHLSRRPELREGPLSTSPPPGDTGGKESRGPCSGTLVDANSNSPAVPCRCCQEHGPGLENRQDPAQDEEGAASPSDPGCSSSLSSCSDLSPDESPISVYSRDLPGNEDVHPQPSIIPLEQGSPLASAGPGACSPDSFCCSPDSCSEASSPPGPGLDSNCNALTTCQDLPSPGLEEEDEAEEQDLPTSDLLEADDGKIDAGKTEPSWKINPIWKIDKEKTEAGWKITENNNSDWKVNGNINSSWKTEPGKFDSGWKTNTGITDTGSKTDAGKTDGEWRSDVSKEPVPHRTITSFHELAQKRKRGPGLPLVPQAKKDRSDWLIVFSPDTELPPTGSLGGSPAPPREVTTFKELRSRSRAPPPPVPPRDPPAGWALVPPRPPPPPVPPRRKKNRPGLQPIAEGQPEEGRAGSPAAGEEAPAAKEPEEPGPQAGVEVRSSWSFTGVPGDQRLWMAEAQSGTGQLQEQKKGLLIAVSASVDKIISHFGAARNLVQKAQLGDSRLSPDVGHLVLTTLCPALHALVADGLKPFRKDLITGQRRSSPWSVVEASVKPGSSARSLGTLYGQVSRLALLRSSRSRFHAFILGLLNTKQLELWFSSLQEDAGSWWEQLTQASRVYASGGTEGFPLPRWGSRHHRTATEVAQERSLPAEEAAPGRGVWLGRLFGVPGGLTETESGAPKSRRPSSWLPPTVSVLALVKPGAPPETPSSPKELEVSAPSTAQTHRAVRALCDHNAAGPDQLSFRHGEVLHVIATVDEDWLRCGKDGVEGLVPVGYTSLVL